From the Butyrivibrio fibrisolvens genome, one window contains:
- a CDS encoding ElyC/SanA/YdcF family protein, which translates to MTYRLLALSFMAVFYMIYFGKMLIQRRKGIVTNQIAKGKEHDRTFYVEAIMKVATLVVPLAEVISIVLGTSGLMIMWRVIGMYFAFIGDIIFFLSVYTMKDSWRAGVASSDMDQRKLVTRGIYNYSRNPAFLGFDLVYIGILLMFFNLVLMVLTIFAIVMLHLQILQEEKFLPKVFGEDYLKYKERTSRYAGLGKPSFDKIRLYIYFILFVWSVLYFFTCLAYGGGLSLSWVWIWIVIGAFSLVRVLMLGAGIKGRSRIKIAPVFRWGYRIVFGIFLISFIIIECKVIGAMTAAAPDNLEYVVLLGAGLHGTQPSNPYRARIQKAAEYLEGNENAILIASGGQGYDEAISEAECAKRVLVEQYGIDEDRIILEDKSRDTEENLKNSLAIIGDADASVGIITNGFHECRAMSIAESVGYENVHSVPAKTLFPVGIHYIVREFFGMVEFYLKYRL; encoded by the coding sequence ATGACGTACAGGTTATTGGCGCTGTCTTTTATGGCAGTATTTTATATGATCTATTTTGGCAAGATGCTGATCCAAAGAAGGAAAGGCATTGTTACCAACCAGATCGCCAAAGGCAAAGAGCACGATAGAACTTTCTATGTAGAAGCTATTATGAAAGTGGCAACTCTTGTAGTACCGCTTGCTGAGGTGATATCAATAGTACTTGGTACATCAGGACTTATGATCATGTGGCGAGTTATAGGAATGTATTTTGCATTTATCGGAGATATAATATTCTTTCTATCAGTATATACCATGAAAGACAGCTGGAGAGCAGGAGTGGCAAGCTCTGATATGGATCAAAGAAAGCTTGTGACAAGAGGGATATATAACTATTCCAGGAATCCGGCTTTTCTTGGATTTGATCTTGTTTACATAGGTATACTACTTATGTTCTTCAATCTGGTACTTATGGTACTTACTATATTTGCAATAGTAATGCTCCATCTTCAGATCCTTCAGGAAGAGAAGTTTTTGCCCAAGGTATTTGGCGAAGACTATCTTAAGTATAAAGAGAGAACCAGTAGATATGCAGGACTTGGAAAGCCTTCTTTTGATAAAATAAGATTGTATATCTATTTTATACTTTTTGTCTGGTCTGTTTTGTATTTTTTTACATGCCTTGCATACGGAGGCGGACTTAGCCTCTCATGGGTATGGATATGGATCGTTATCGGCGCATTTTCTTTGGTCAGAGTATTGATGCTTGGAGCAGGGATCAAGGGACGTAGCAGGATAAAGATAGCACCTGTGTTTAGATGGGGTTACAGGATAGTTTTTGGGATATTCCTTATATCTTTTATCATAATCGAGTGCAAGGTTATAGGTGCGATGACTGCGGCGGCTCCTGATAACCTTGAGTATGTGGTACTACTAGGAGCCGGCTTACATGGAACGCAGCCTTCTAATCCCTATAGGGCCAGAATTCAAAAAGCAGCAGAGTATCTTGAAGGCAATGAAAACGCTATATTGATCGCATCCGGCGGACAGGGTTACGACGAAGCCATAAGCGAAGCAGAGTGCGCCAAAAGGGTCCTTGTAGAACAGTACGGCATAGACGAAGACAGGATCATCCTTGAGGATAAATCCAGAGATACAGAAGAAAATCTGAAAAATAGCCTTGCTATAATAGGAGATGCAGATGCATCTGTAGGAATCATAACCAATGGATTTCATGAATGCAGAGCCATGTCTATTGCAGAAAGTGTCGGATATGAAAACGTTCACTCTGTCCCTGCCAAGACTCTTTTCCCGGTAGGGATCCATTATATCGTAAGAGAATTCTTTGGAATGGTAGAATTTTATTTAAAATACAGGTTATAA
- a CDS encoding ABC transporter permease has translation MELQYRGAMIGGIACQMFFGLILVALYRALYEGSPQSLPIESVATYVWLQQAFFRMMLASDTELVDKIRSGDIAYDMCRPVDMYGFYYARIMAQKLMGSLMRAVPMLVVAFLLPKGWGISLPASVPGLLATIPALLLGLLCVCALENITVAFTMKTLDPRGMQGLLNLLMMTLSGNLFPLTLFPESWQKVITFLPYAQLLDAPIRLYTGGYPPHEALWIYGLQAFWVVILIALGTWMWNANKKRMIVQGG, from the coding sequence ATGGAGCTTCAATATAGAGGAGCCATGATCGGAGGGATAGCCTGCCAGATGTTCTTTGGCCTTATACTGGTGGCCCTGTACAGAGCACTTTATGAAGGAAGTCCCCAGTCGTTACCAATAGAAAGCGTAGCGACATATGTCTGGCTTCAGCAGGCTTTTTTCCGTATGATGCTGGCATCTGACACAGAGCTTGTGGATAAAATAAGGTCAGGAGATATAGCTTATGATATGTGCCGGCCTGTAGATATGTACGGATTCTACTATGCAAGGATCATGGCGCAGAAGCTCATGGGTAGCCTCATGCGAGCTGTGCCTATGCTGGTGGTAGCGTTCCTTCTGCCAAAAGGATGGGGTATTAGTCTGCCGGCATCAGTGCCGGGACTTTTGGCTACTATACCGGCTCTTTTGTTGGGACTGTTATGTGTCTGCGCTCTTGAAAATATCACTGTGGCTTTTACCATGAAAACACTTGACCCAAGGGGCATGCAGGGACTGCTTAATCTTTTGATGATGACACTTTCAGGGAATCTGTTCCCACTTACTCTTTTCCCGGAGAGCTGGCAGAAAGTTATAACATTCCTTCCGTATGCCCAGCTTCTTGATGCGCCTATAAGGCTATATACAGGAGGGTATCCGCCCCATGAGGCGTTATGGATCTATGGACTTCAGGCTTTCTGGGTTGTGATACTGATAGCACTTGGCACATGGATGTGGAATGCTAACAAAAAAAGAATGATAGTTCAGGGCGGTTAA
- a CDS encoding ABC transporter permease — MNTIHLYIKSIGMLLKSHLQYPSSFIMQTLAQLVMEGGEMMVVILIVDRFESLKGWSGGNLYFFFGIMSVSFYLTEMFGRGITGDFPSMVRTGRLDTFLVRPRGVLTQVLCGGTDPRRITCIAVGVAALIMGSRLSDIVWTPLKALALAESIAMSCFLILGLFMIEAIFCIFSVKSVELVNAITYGGRSACQYPIDVYPLPLRALFTVIAPFALTMHVPVSYILDKPLYGWPMWTAFVTPLSGVLVFGVMTVLFHLGMRHYRSTGS; from the coding sequence ATGAATACGATACATTTATACATAAAATCAATAGGAATGCTCCTTAAGAGTCATCTGCAGTACCCAAGTTCTTTTATCATGCAGACCCTTGCCCAGCTAGTTATGGAGGGCGGAGAGATGATGGTAGTCATCCTCATAGTTGACAGATTCGAAAGCCTTAAGGGCTGGAGCGGTGGGAATCTGTATTTCTTCTTCGGGATAATGTCTGTATCTTTCTATCTTACAGAGATGTTCGGAAGAGGGATCACCGGAGACTTCCCATCTATGGTCAGAACAGGGCGGCTTGATACATTCCTTGTAAGACCAAGAGGAGTGCTGACCCAGGTTCTGTGCGGCGGAACAGACCCAAGACGTATCACCTGTATAGCAGTTGGCGTAGCGGCACTTATCATGGGCAGCAGATTATCAGACATAGTCTGGACACCCCTTAAGGCTCTTGCATTGGCAGAATCCATAGCCATGAGCTGCTTTCTGATACTGGGACTTTTTATGATAGAAGCTATCTTTTGTATATTTAGTGTAAAATCAGTAGAGCTTGTCAATGCCATCACTTATGGCGGCCGAAGCGCCTGCCAGTACCCGATTGATGTATATCCGCTGCCGCTTAGAGCTCTTTTTACAGTAATAGCACCATTTGCTCTTACAATGCATGTTCCGGTATCCTATATATTGGACAAGCCGCTATATGGCTGGCCTATGTGGACAGCTTTTGTTACGCCGCTTTCGGGAGTATTGGTATTTGGCGTGATGACAGTACTGTTTCATCTTGGCATGAGACATTACAGATCTACAGGAAGCTGA
- a CDS encoding CapA family protein, protein MGKIDVRKISSSLIIITLSLLCMSCSYNSARIDSETAYINPSNPAMSDSIKGNKKGAASSSSAYDKLPEGTTSSGHLIRSDHISTITDNLPITDIDTAALAESLYKHVTIRMVGDILLHMPIEDTCRQEDGSYDFSSLFANTKDIISSADLALVNQEVIIGGEELGISGYPCFNAPYPIADALADSGFDIVCHATNHALDKGTTGIINTLNYWHTFHPEIITLGIYDNEEDSTGITVVNVNDINIAILNYTYGTNGIPIPKSMPYCVETLDKDRVIADLDLAETIADFTIVCPHWGTEYVLHHTSNQEYWSRLFMEHGADLVIGTHPHVIEDIEFYEEDGRQMLCYYSIGNFVSWTSGSGKGVLNRVVGGIPNVTITKDIEGKVYIESYDVIPTVCHLEPETNGVTVYPLALYTEELALLNKISKQDSSFTLDNCNALVEEVWGESCDMSLYTAY, encoded by the coding sequence ATGGGCAAGATAGATGTCAGGAAGATCTCTTCAAGTCTTATTATCATTACTTTGTCTCTTCTATGTATGTCGTGCAGCTACAACAGCGCCCGCATAGATTCCGAAACTGCGTACATTAATCCTTCAAATCCTGCCATGTCTGATTCTATCAAAGGGAATAAGAAAGGTGCAGCCAGCTCATCTTCTGCCTATGATAAACTTCCCGAAGGCACTACTTCTTCCGGACATCTTATAAGATCTGATCATATATCTACTATTACTGACAATCTTCCTATAACTGATATAGATACCGCGGCTCTTGCAGAGAGTCTTTATAAGCATGTGACCATCAGGATGGTAGGTGATATCCTCCTTCATATGCCTATCGAAGATACCTGCAGGCAGGAAGATGGAAGTTATGATTTCTCATCTCTTTTTGCAAATACAAAAGATATCATAAGTAGCGCTGATCTTGCCCTTGTCAATCAAGAGGTCATCATAGGCGGTGAAGAGCTTGGTATATCCGGATATCCTTGCTTCAATGCTCCCTATCCTATAGCAGATGCACTGGCTGATTCAGGTTTTGACATAGTATGCCATGCGACCAATCATGCTCTTGATAAGGGAACAACAGGCATCATCAATACGCTCAACTACTGGCATACCTTCCATCCTGAGATCATAACATTAGGTATATATGATAATGAGGAAGATTCTACGGGGATTACTGTGGTGAATGTCAATGATATAAATATAGCGATTCTTAACTACACTTACGGAACTAATGGTATCCCGATCCCAAAGAGTATGCCATACTGCGTTGAGACGCTTGACAAAGACAGAGTTATCGCAGACCTTGACCTTGCTGAGACGATAGCTGATTTTACCATAGTATGTCCTCACTGGGGGACGGAATATGTGCTGCACCACACTTCCAATCAGGAATACTGGAGCAGGCTCTTTATGGAGCACGGGGCTGATCTTGTGATAGGTACTCATCCTCATGTTATCGAGGATATAGAGTTCTACGAAGAAGATGGCAGGCAGATGCTCTGCTACTACTCTATAGGCAACTTCGTAAGCTGGACTTCCGGAAGCGGAAAGGGGGTTCTTAACAGAGTTGTTGGAGGCATCCCTAATGTTACTATTACTAAAGATATTGAAGGAAAAGTATATATAGAAAGCTATGATGTCATACCAACCGTATGTCATCTTGAGCCTGAAACAAACGGCGTGACTGTATATCCTCTGGCTTTATATACCGAGGAACTTGCTCTTTTGAACAAGATATCAAAACAGGACTCATCCTTTACTTTGGACAATTGCAATGCTCTTGTTGAGGAGGTCTGGGGAGAATCCTGCGATATGTCATTATATACTGCATACTGA